A genomic window from Megalobrama amblycephala isolate DHTTF-2021 linkage group LG2, ASM1881202v1, whole genome shotgun sequence includes:
- the LOC125263674 gene encoding uncharacterized protein LOC125263674 isoform X2, with protein MFCAFIFIYLWHLVDGVNVNTVSVMEGDSVTLHNRDVDKSYAQWSFGPKKTIIIIQFNGGKSDITYFNVERIRDRLQIDNQTGSLTIRNIQTTDNGLYELLMKKDRLLFNVTVYAPLPIPVITSDSSNCSTNCSLVCSAVNVSHVTLSWYKGNSLLSSISVSDLSISLSLPLEVENEDENTYSCVINNAISNQTQHLDITHLCHTCAGSSDSVQCCGFTEAVIRLVISAVVVVATVAIVVYDIRSRRAEKKLVMENSREFYKFKKGNE; from the exons ATGTTTTgcgcatttattttcatttatctaTGGCATTTGGTTG ATGGAGTAAATGTAAAtacagtgtcagtgatggagggagattctgtcactctACACAATAGAGATGTTGACAAAAGTTATGCACAGTGGAGTTTTGGGCCTAAAAAAACTATTATAATCATTCAATTTAATGGGGGGAAATCtgatattacatattttaatgttgAGAGAATCAGAGACAGACTACAGAtcgacaatcaaactggatctctgactaTCAGGAACATCCAAACCACAGATAATGGACTTTATGAACTACTCATGAAGAAAGACAGGCTGTTATTCAATGttactgtctatg CTCCTCTGCCCATTCCCGTTATCACCAGTGACTCTTCAAACTGTTCAACaaattgttcattggtgtgttcagcggtgaatgtgagtcatgtgactctctcctggtacaaaggaaacagtttattgtccagcatcagtgtgtctgatctcagcatcagtctctctctacctctggaggtagAAAATGAGGAtgaaaacacctacagctgtgtaaTCAACAACgccatcagcaaccagactcaacatctggacatcacccacctctgtcacacatgtgcag GTTCCTCAGACTCTGTCCAGTGTTGTGGTTTCACTGAAGCTGTGATTCGATTGGTCATCTCTGCTGTGGTGGTTGTGGCTACTGTTGCCATAGtggtttatgacatcagatCAAGAAGAGCTGAAAAAAAGCTGGTCATGGAGAATTCAAGAGAATTTTACAAATTCAAAAAAGGAAATGAATAG
- the LOC125263674 gene encoding uncharacterized protein LOC125263674 isoform X1 produces the protein MFCAFIFIYLWHLVDGVNVNTVSVMEGDSVTLHNRDVDKSYAQWSFGPKKTIIIIQFNGGKSDITYFNVERIRDRLQIDNQTGSLTIRNIQTTDNGLYELLMKKDRLLFNVTVYAPLPIPVITSDSSNCSTNCSLVCSAVNVSHVTLSWYKGNSLLSSISVSDLSISLSLPLEVENEDENTYSCVINNAISNQTQHLDITHLCHTCAGAGSSDSVQCCGFTEAVIRLVISAVVVVATVAIVVYDIRSRRAEKKLVMENSREFYKFKKGNE, from the exons ATGTTTTgcgcatttattttcatttatctaTGGCATTTGGTTG ATGGAGTAAATGTAAAtacagtgtcagtgatggagggagattctgtcactctACACAATAGAGATGTTGACAAAAGTTATGCACAGTGGAGTTTTGGGCCTAAAAAAACTATTATAATCATTCAATTTAATGGGGGGAAATCtgatattacatattttaatgttgAGAGAATCAGAGACAGACTACAGAtcgacaatcaaactggatctctgactaTCAGGAACATCCAAACCACAGATAATGGACTTTATGAACTACTCATGAAGAAAGACAGGCTGTTATTCAATGttactgtctatg CTCCTCTGCCCATTCCCGTTATCACCAGTGACTCTTCAAACTGTTCAACaaattgttcattggtgtgttcagcggtgaatgtgagtcatgtgactctctcctggtacaaaggaaacagtttattgtccagcatcagtgtgtctgatctcagcatcagtctctctctacctctggaggtagAAAATGAGGAtgaaaacacctacagctgtgtaaTCAACAACgccatcagcaaccagactcaacatctggacatcacccacctctgtcacacatgtgcag GCGCAGGTTCCTCAGACTCTGTCCAGTGTTGTGGTTTCACTGAAGCTGTGATTCGATTGGTCATCTCTGCTGTGGTGGTTGTGGCTACTGTTGCCATAGtggtttatgacatcagatCAAGAAGAGCTGAAAAAAAGCTGGTCATGGAGAATTCAAGAGAATTTTACAAATTCAAAAAAGGAAATGAATAG
- the LOC125263676 gene encoding natural killer cell receptor 2B4-like isoform X1: MFCAFVFFCLWRPVDTDGVKIVSVMEGDSVTLHTNASDIPPRYMRYIMWRFAPEDTRIVRDIRLDENTGEMMYLEDDMFRDRLQLDNQTGSLTIRNIRTTDSGLYHMFGLFLRESLNVTVYARLPIPVITRDSSSSSSSSGSLSVFKCVLLCSVFKVSHMTLSWYKGNSLLSSISVSDLISSVSLHLEVENQDNNTYSCVLNNPISNQTQRLNVSELCQTYAGTS; this comes from the exons atgttttgcgcATTTGTTTTCTTCTGTTTATGGCGTCCGGTTG ATACAGATGGAGTGAAGatagtgtcagtgatggagggagattctgtcactctACACACTAATGCTAGTGATATACCACCACGTTATATGCGATATATAATGTGGAGGTTTGCACCTGAAGATACTCGTATAGTTAGAGACAttcggcttgatgagaacacgGGTGAAATGATGTATCTTGAGGATGACATGTTCAGAGACAGACTACAGCTCGACAATCAGACTGGATCTTTGACCATCAGGAACATCAGAACCACAGACTCTGGACTTTATCACATGTTTGGTCTATTCTTAAGAGAATCACTCAATGttactgtctatg CTCGCCTTCCCATTCCTGTCATCACCAGAGATTCTTCatcttcttcatcatcatcaggaTCATTATCAGTGTTCAAATGTGTCCTTCTGTGTTCAGTGTTCAAAGTGAGTCAcatgactctctcctggtacaaaggtaacagtttattgtccagcatcagtgtgtctgatctcatcAGCAGCGTCTCTCTACACCTGGAGGTGGAAAATCAGGATAACAACACTTATAgttgtgtgctgaacaatcccatcagcaaccagactcaacgTCTCAATGTCAGTGAACTCTGTCAGACATATGCAGGTACATCATAG
- the LOC125263676 gene encoding natural killer cell receptor 2B4-like isoform X2 — protein MEGDSVTLHTNASDIPPRYMRYIMWRFAPEDTRIVRDIRLDENTGEMMYLEDDMFRDRLQLDNQTGSLTIRNIRTTDSGLYHMFGLFLRESLNVTVYARLPIPVITRDSSSSSSSSGSLSVFKCVLLCSVFKVSHMTLSWYKGNSLLSSISVSDLISSVSLHLEVENQDNNTYSCVLNNPISNQTQRLNVSELCQTYAGTS, from the exons atggagggagattctgtcactctACACACTAATGCTAGTGATATACCACCACGTTATATGCGATATATAATGTGGAGGTTTGCACCTGAAGATACTCGTATAGTTAGAGACAttcggcttgatgagaacacgGGTGAAATGATGTATCTTGAGGATGACATGTTCAGAGACAGACTACAGCTCGACAATCAGACTGGATCTTTGACCATCAGGAACATCAGAACCACAGACTCTGGACTTTATCACATGTTTGGTCTATTCTTAAGAGAATCACTCAATGttactgtctatg CTCGCCTTCCCATTCCTGTCATCACCAGAGATTCTTCatcttcttcatcatcatcaggaTCATTATCAGTGTTCAAATGTGTCCTTCTGTGTTCAGTGTTCAAAGTGAGTCAcatgactctctcctggtacaaaggtaacagtttattgtccagcatcagtgtgtctgatctcatcAGCAGCGTCTCTCTACACCTGGAGGTGGAAAATCAGGATAACAACACTTATAgttgtgtgctgaacaatcccatcagcaaccagactcaacgTCTCAATGTCAGTGAACTCTGTCAGACATATGCAGGTACATCATAG
- the LOC125263673 gene encoding hemicentin-1-like, which produces MANTCAFGLHIWLLVGVFGPQIGGTETVSVIEGDSVTLHTGFTEILTDDHVLWIWLNSSVCIAEIIKEAISFPDGIFRDRLQLDYKTGSLTITNITTTQNGLYELLIVRAGAVSNKIFIVNVYGRDLSDLMVPVITSERPSSSSSECVLMCSAVNVSHVTLSWYKGNSLLSSISVSDLNNSISLPLEIECLDDSYSCVLNNPIRNQTKLLNNTELCQPCPGRDLSDLMVPVITSERPSSSSSGCVLMCSAVNVSHVTLSWYKGNSLLSSISVSDLNNSISLPLEIECLDDSYSCVLNNPIRNQTKLLNNTELCQPCPGRDLSDLVVPVITSERPSSSSSGCVLMCSAVNVSHVTLSWYKGNSLLSSISVSDLNNSISLPLEIECLDDSYSCVLNNPIRNQTKLLNNTELCQPCPAPLPIPVITSDSSNCLTNCSLVCSAVNVSHVTLSWYKGNSLLSSISVSDLSISLSLPLEVENEDENIYSCVINNAIRNQTQHLDITHLCHTCAGAGSSDSVQCCDFTEAVIRLVISAVVVVATVAIVVYDIRSRREEKQ; this is translated from the exons ATGGCTAACACGTGTGCTTTTGGCTTACACATTTGGCTGTTAGTGG gtgtgtttggtCCTCAGATAGGTGGAACGGAGACGGTATCAGTGAtcgagggagattcagtcactctacaCACTGGATTTACTGAAATACTGACGGATGATCACGTGCTGTGGATTTGGCTCAACAGTTCAGTGTGTATAGCCGAAATTATTAAGGAGGCCATCTCTTTTCCTGATGGCATTTTTAGAGACAGACTCCAGTTGGACTACAAAACCGGATCGCtcaccatcacaaacatcacaactaCACAGAATGGATTGTATGAACTACTCATCGTCCGTGCCGGCGCAGTTTCAAACAAGATTTTTATTGTGAACGTCTATg gaaGGGATTTGTCAGATTTGATGGTTCCTGTCATTACCAGTGAACGTCCTTCATCATCAAGCTCAGAATGTGTCCTGATGTGTTCAGcggtgaatgtgagtcatgtgactctctcctggtacaaaggaaacagtttattgtccagcatcagcgTGTCTGATCTCAACAACAGcatctctctacctctggagatTGAATGTCTGGATGAttcctacagctgtgtgctgaacaaccCCATCAGAAACCAAACTAAACTTCTTAACAACACTGAACTCTGTCAACCATGTCCAG GAAGGGATTTGTCAGATTTGATGGTCCCTGTCATTACCAGTGAACGTCCTTCATCATCAAGCTCAGGGTGTGTCCTGATGTGTTCAGcggtgaatgtgagtcatgtgactctctcctggtacaaaggaaatagtttattgtccagcatcagcgTGTCTGATCTCAACAACAGcatctctctacctctggagatTGAATGTCTGGATGAttcctacagctgtgtgctgaacaaccCCATCAGAAACCAAACTAAACTTCTTAACAACACTGAACTCTGTCAACCATGTCCAG gaAGGGATTTGTCAGATTTGGTGGTTCCTGTCATTACCAGTGAACGTCCTTCATCATCAAGCTCAGGGTGTGTCCTGATGTGTTCAGcggtgaatgtgagtcatgtgactctctcctggtacaaaggaaacagtttattgtccagcatcagcgTGTCTGATCTCAACAACAGcatctctctacctctggagatTGAATGTCTGGATGAttcctacagctgtgtgctgaacaaccCCATCAGAAACCAAACTAAACTTCTTAACAACACTGAACTCTGTCAACCATGTCCAG ctcCTCTGCCCATTCCCGTTATCACCAGTGACTCTTCAAACTGTTTAACaaattgttcattggtgtgttcagcggtgaatgtgagtcatgtgactctctcctggtacaaaggaaacagtctattgtccagcatcagtgtgtctgatctcagcatcagtctctctctacctctggaggtggaaaaTGAGGATGAAAACATCTACAGCTGTGTGATCAACAACGCCATCAgaaaccagactcaacatctggacatcacccacctctgtcacacatgtgcag GCGCAGGTTCCTCAGACTCTGTCCAGTGTTGTGATTTCACTGAAGCTGTGATTCGATTGGTCATCTCTGCTGTGGTGGTTGTGGCTACTGTTGCCATAGtggtttatgacatcagatcaagaagagaagagaagcaGTGA
- the crygs1 gene encoding crystallin, gamma S1 — protein sequence MGRIIFYEDKNFQGRRYECDSDCSDFHSYLNRCNSIRVESGAWVVYERPNFMGYQYVLTRGEYPDYQRWMGLNDRLCSCKMIHFVSGSEYKIQLYDKGDFTGQVFETTEDCPSVVERFRTREVHSCKVLDGIWIFYEHPNYRGRQYLLEKGEYRKPIDWGAVCPTVQSFKRLTE from the exons ATGGGCCGG ATCATTTTCTACGAGGACAAGAACTTCCAGGGCCGTCGGTATGAGTGCGACAGCGACTGTTCGGACTTCCATTCCTACCTGAACCGGTGTAACTCCATCCGCGTGGAGAGCGGGGCTTGGGTGGTCTACGAGAGGCCCAACTTCATGGGCTACCAGTATGTTCTGACCCGGGGCGAGTACCCAGATTACCAACGCTGGATGGGTCTGAATGACCGCCTCTGCTCCTGCAAGATGATCCACTTT GTAAGCGGTTCTGAGTACAAGATCCAACTGTATGACAAGGGAGATTTCACCGGCCAGGTATTCGAGACCACCGAGGACTGTCCATCCGTGGTGGAGCGCTTCCGTACACGCGAGGTCCACTCCTGTAAGGTGCTGGATGGGATCTGGATCTTCTACGAACATCCAAACTACAGGGGGCGCCAGTACCTACTGGAGAAGGGGGAATATCGTAAGCCCATTGACTGGGGCGCCGTCTGCCCCACTGTTCAGTCCTTCAAACGCCTAACAGAGTGA